In a genomic window of Brassica rapa cultivar Chiifu-401-42 chromosome A10, CAAS_Brap_v3.01, whole genome shotgun sequence:
- the LOC103847281 gene encoding 3-ketoacyl-CoA synthase 19 encodes MELFSLPSLFLISTLLVLYISKYVLNKRNQRNCFMLHYECYKGKDERKLDTETCAKIVQRNKNLGLEEYRFLLRTMVSSGIGEETYGPRNVLEGREASPTLLDAHSEMDEIMFDTLDKLFHKTKGLVSPSDIDILVVNVSLFAPSPSLTSRVINRYKMREDIKSYNLSGLGCSASVISIDIVQRIFETRENSFALVVSTETMGPHWYCGKDRSMMLSNCLFRAGGSSVLLTNAPRFKNMALMKLVTAVRAHVGSDDEAYSCCIQMEDKDGHPGFLLTKYLQKAAARALTLNLKVLLPRVLPLKELIRYAIVRAFKGITTTKGESRSSGIGLDLKTGLDHFCIHPGGRAIIEGVGKSLGLTEFDIEPARMALHRFGNTSSGGLWYVLGYMEAKKRLKKGDKILMMSMGAGFESNNCVWKVLKDLDDKNVWEDSIDRYPEMSKIPNPFLEKYNWINDDTMSFVRV; translated from the coding sequence ATGGAGCTCTTTTCACTCCCTTCTCTGTTCCTTATCTCCACTCTACTCGTCTTATACATCTCCAAGTATGTTCTCAACAAAAGAAACCAACGAAACTGTTTCATGCTTCACTACGAGTGCTACAAAGGCAAAGACGAGAGAAAACTCGACACCGAGACTTGTGCCAAGATCGTTCAACGAAACAAGAACTTAGGTCTCGAAGAGTACAGGTTTCTTCTCCGCACAATGGTTAGTTCCGGTATAGGAGAAGAAACGTACGGCCCAAGAAACGTCCTTGAAGGTAGAGAAGCCTCTCCTACACTCCTCGACGCCCACTCCGAGATGGACGAGATCATGTTCGACACCCTCGACAAGCTTTTCCACAAGACAAAGGGTTTAGTCTCTCCTTCAGACATAGACATTCTCGTCGTCAACGTCTCTCTCTTCGCTCCATCTCCTTCTTTAACCTCGAGAGTCATCAACAGATACAAGATGCGTGAAGACATCAAGTCCTACAACCTCTCGGGGCTAGGGTGTAGCGCGAGCGTTATATCGATAGATATAGTGCAACGCATCTTCGAGACTCGAGAGAACTCGTTTGCACTCGTTGTTAGCACCGAGACGATGGGTCCTCATTGGTATTGCGGTAAAGATAGGTCAATGATGCTATCAAACTGTCTCTTCCGTGCTGGAGGAAGCTCTGTTCTCTTAACCAACGCACCACGGTTCAAGAACATGGCTCTGATGAAGCTTGTGACTGCCGTCAGAGCCCATGTGGGCTCTGACGACGAGGCCTACTCGTGCTGCATACAGATGGAAGACAAAGATGGTCACCCAGGGTTTCTCTTAACCAAGTACCTCCAAAAAGCAGCTGCTCGagccctaaccctaaacctaaaagTCCTTCTTCCTAGAGTCTTGCCACTCAAGGAACTGATCCGGTATGCGATAGTCCGCGCTTTTAAAGGAATAACCACCACAAAAGGAGAGTCCAGAAGCTCGGGAATAGGTCTAGACCTGAAAACAGGTCTAGACCATTTTTGTATTCACCCTGGAGGAAGAGCGATTATCGAAGGTGTCGGGAAAAGCTTGGGGCTCACGGAATTCGATATCGAGCCAGCGAGAATGGCGCTTCATAGGTTTGGGAATACATCTTCAGGTGGTTTGTGGTATGTTCTTGGTTACATGGAAGCTAAGAAGAGGCTGAAGAAAGGTGACAAGATATTAATGATGAGTATGGGAGCTGGATTCGAGTCTAACAACTGTGTTTGGAAGGTTCTTAAGGATCTTGACGATAAGAATGTTTGGGAAGATTCTATAGATCGATATCCTGAAATGTCGAAGATTCCTAATCCGTTCTTGGAGAAGTATAATTGGATCAATGATGATACCATGAGCTTTGTTCGTGTTTGA